Proteins co-encoded in one Cupriavidus nantongensis genomic window:
- the clsB gene encoding cardiolipin synthase ClsB: MCRRRLARRKLSDNHGMSRISHSAQAEDAPAHDTATTGEPAYRHHMLRWAWRRGRPTSGNTVRLLHGGHDFFPALIAAIDQAAFQVMLETYIYADDEVGRAVADALIRAAARGVAVRVTVDGFGAGDMPAELAERLRAGGVRLRVYRALRGFRLARRHLRRLHRKLAVIDRHVAFVGGINIIDDHNHGPFEGANLGPRYDFAVQVSGPLVDRIALSSERLWWRLSLREARGSERAAAVADYPLVTDLPPRPEVTGGIRATLLLRDNLRNRRTIEREYLRALGAARHDVILANAYFLPGHKMRRALLACRERGVRVRLLLQGMVEYRLQHYATHALYASLLEAGVEIYEYAESFLHAKVGVVDEAWATVGSSNMDPFSLLLAREANVAVYDAAFAAELREALERAIAHRSVRVLPDAHARRSPLHRLANWAAYMLLRLGVIIAGVTGRY, encoded by the coding sequence ATGTGCAGGCGGCGCCTTGCACGCCGCAAACTGTCCGATAATCACGGCATGTCACGGATCTCCCACTCCGCCCAGGCCGAGGACGCCCCGGCGCACGACACCGCCACCACCGGCGAGCCCGCCTATCGCCACCACATGCTGCGCTGGGCCTGGCGCCGCGGCAGGCCCACCTCCGGCAACACGGTGCGGCTGCTGCACGGCGGCCACGACTTCTTTCCGGCGCTGATCGCCGCGATCGACCAGGCCGCGTTCCAGGTCATGCTGGAAACCTACATCTATGCCGACGACGAGGTCGGCCGCGCCGTTGCCGATGCGCTGATCCGCGCCGCCGCGCGCGGGGTCGCGGTGCGCGTGACGGTGGACGGCTTCGGCGCCGGCGACATGCCCGCCGAACTGGCCGAGCGGCTGCGCGCGGGCGGCGTGCGCCTGCGCGTCTACCGCGCCTTGCGCGGCTTCCGCCTGGCGCGGCGCCACCTGCGCCGGCTGCACCGCAAGCTCGCCGTGATCGACCGCCATGTGGCCTTTGTCGGCGGCATCAACATCATCGACGACCACAACCACGGGCCTTTCGAAGGCGCCAACCTGGGGCCGCGCTATGACTTCGCGGTGCAGGTCAGCGGTCCGCTGGTGGACCGCATCGCGCTGTCGTCGGAGCGGCTGTGGTGGCGGCTGTCGCTGCGCGAGGCGCGCGGCAGCGAGCGTGCCGCGGCGGTCGCCGACTACCCGCTGGTGACCGACCTGCCGCCGCGCCCTGAAGTCACCGGCGGCATCCGCGCCACGCTGCTGCTGCGCGACAACCTGCGCAACCGCCGCACCATCGAGCGCGAATACCTGCGCGCGCTGGGCGCCGCGCGCCACGACGTGATCCTCGCCAACGCCTACTTCCTGCCCGGCCACAAGATGCGGCGCGCGTTGCTGGCCTGCCGCGAGCGCGGCGTGCGCGTGCGGCTGCTGCTGCAGGGCATGGTCGAATACCGGCTGCAGCACTACGCCACCCATGCGCTCTATGCCTCGTTGCTCGAGGCCGGCGTCGAGATCTACGAGTACGCCGAGAGCTTCCTGCACGCCAAGGTCGGCGTGGTCGACGAGGCCTGGGCCACGGTCGGGTCGAGCAACATGGACCCGTTCAGCCTGCTGCTCGCGCGCGAGGCCAACGTTGCCGTTTATGATGCGGCCTTCGCCGCCGAACTGCGCGAAGCGCTGGAGCGTGCCATTGCGCACCGCAGCGTGCGCGTGCTGCCCGACGCGCATGCGCGGCGCTCGCCGCTGCACCGGCTGGCCAACTGGGCGGCCTATATGCTGCTGCGGCTGGGCGTGATCATCGCCGGCGTCACCGGCCGCTACTGA
- a CDS encoding TetR/AcrR family transcriptional regulator, producing the protein MRKGEMTRVAILDAALELSSRDGLEGLTIGLLAERMQMSKSGVFAHFGSREDLQVEVVREYHRRFEQEVFYPSLQEPRGLPRLWSMVRRWMEKRIQEVTTGCIYISGAVEYDDRAGSLVRDELVKSVTIWRAALNRAINQAKEEGHLRADCDPRLMLFEMYSLELGLHHDARFLRLPDSAELAMVALNKLIQSYRT; encoded by the coding sequence ATGCGCAAGGGCGAGATGACGCGCGTGGCGATTCTGGATGCCGCACTGGAATTGTCGTCCCGCGACGGGCTCGAAGGTCTGACCATCGGGCTGCTCGCGGAACGCATGCAGATGAGCAAGAGCGGCGTCTTCGCGCATTTCGGTTCGCGCGAGGACCTGCAGGTGGAGGTGGTGCGGGAGTATCACCGCCGGTTCGAGCAGGAGGTGTTCTATCCCTCGCTGCAGGAGCCGCGCGGACTGCCGCGGCTGTGGTCGATGGTGCGGCGCTGGATGGAGAAGCGCATCCAGGAAGTGACGACGGGATGCATCTACATCAGCGGCGCGGTCGAGTACGACGACCGCGCCGGCAGCCTGGTGCGTGACGAGCTGGTCAAGAGCGTCACCATCTGGCGGGCAGCGCTGAACCGCGCCATCAACCAGGCCAAGGAAGAGGGGCACCTGCGCGCGGACTGCGATCCGCGCCTGATGCTGTTCGAGATGTACAGCCTTGAACTAGGCTTGCATCATGACGCCCGTTTCCTGCGCCTGCCCGACAGCGCCGAGCTTGCCATGGTCGCGCTCAACAAACTGATTCAGTCTTACCGTACCTGA
- a CDS encoding acyl-CoA dehydrogenase C-terminal domain-containing protein — protein MGQYTAPLRDMQFVLHELLGAEAELKAMPPHADIDADTINQVIEEAGKFCADVVFPLNQVGDREGCTYVGDGVVKAPTGFKEAYQQYVEAGWPALACDPAFGGQGLPIVVNNVVYEMLNSANQAWTMYPGLSHGAYEALHAHGTPELQQTYLPKLVSGVWTGTMCLTEPHCGTDLGILRSKAEPQADGSYLITGTKIFISAGEHDLAENIIHLVLARLPDAPAGTKGISLFVVPKFIPDASGNPGERNGIQCGSIEHKMGIHGNATCVMNLDGARGWMVGEPNKGLNAMFVMMNAARLGVGAQGLGLTEVAYQNSVAYAKDRLQMRALTGPKAPEKAADPIIVHPDVRRMLLTQRAYAEGGRAFSYWTALQIDRELSHPDEAVRKQAGDLVALLTPVIKAFLTDNAFTATNEGMQVFGGHGYISEWGMEQYVRDARINMIYEGTNTIQALDLLGRKILGDMGAKMKAFGKIVQEFVEAEGTNEAMQEFVNPLADLGDKVQKLTMEIGMKAMGNADEVGAAAVPYLRVVGHLVFAYFWARMAKVALEKQGSGDKFYTAKLATARFYFAKLLPETAGEIRKARAGSASLMALDADLF, from the coding sequence ATGGGCCAGTACACCGCACCGTTGCGCGACATGCAGTTCGTGCTCCATGAACTGCTCGGCGCCGAAGCCGAACTCAAGGCGATGCCGCCGCACGCGGACATCGACGCGGACACCATCAACCAGGTCATCGAGGAAGCCGGCAAGTTCTGCGCGGACGTGGTGTTCCCGCTCAACCAGGTGGGCGACCGCGAAGGCTGCACCTACGTCGGCGACGGCGTGGTCAAGGCGCCCACCGGCTTCAAGGAAGCCTACCAGCAGTATGTCGAGGCCGGCTGGCCGGCACTGGCGTGCGATCCCGCCTTCGGCGGCCAGGGCCTGCCGATCGTGGTCAACAACGTGGTCTACGAGATGCTGAACTCGGCCAACCAGGCCTGGACCATGTACCCGGGCCTGTCGCACGGCGCCTATGAGGCCCTGCACGCACACGGCACCCCCGAACTGCAGCAGACCTACCTGCCCAAGCTGGTGTCCGGCGTGTGGACCGGCACCATGTGCCTGACCGAGCCGCATTGCGGCACCGACCTGGGCATCCTGCGCAGCAAGGCCGAGCCCCAGGCCGACGGTTCCTACCTGATCACCGGCACCAAGATCTTCATCTCCGCCGGCGAGCACGACCTGGCCGAGAACATCATCCACCTGGTGCTGGCGCGCCTGCCGGACGCGCCCGCCGGCACCAAGGGCATCTCGCTGTTCGTGGTGCCCAAGTTCATCCCCGATGCCAGCGGCAACCCGGGTGAACGCAATGGCATCCAGTGCGGCTCGATCGAGCACAAGATGGGCATCCACGGCAACGCCACCTGCGTGATGAACCTGGACGGCGCGCGCGGCTGGATGGTGGGCGAGCCCAACAAGGGCCTGAACGCCATGTTCGTGATGATGAACGCGGCGCGCCTGGGCGTCGGTGCGCAGGGCCTGGGGCTGACCGAGGTGGCGTACCAGAACTCGGTCGCCTACGCCAAGGACCGCCTGCAGATGCGCGCGCTGACCGGCCCCAAGGCACCCGAGAAGGCCGCCGACCCGATCATCGTGCATCCCGACGTGCGCCGCATGCTGCTGACCCAGCGCGCCTACGCCGAAGGCGGCCGCGCCTTCAGCTACTGGACCGCGCTGCAGATCGACCGCGAGCTGTCGCACCCGGACGAAGCCGTGCGCAAGCAGGCCGGCGACCTGGTCGCGCTGCTGACGCCGGTGATCAAGGCGTTCCTGACCGACAACGCCTTCACCGCCACCAACGAGGGCATGCAGGTGTTCGGCGGCCATGGCTACATCTCCGAATGGGGCATGGAGCAATACGTGCGCGACGCCCGCATCAACATGATCTACGAAGGCACCAACACGATCCAGGCGCTGGACCTGCTGGGCCGCAAGATCCTGGGCGACATGGGCGCGAAGATGAAGGCCTTCGGCAAGATCGTGCAGGAATTCGTCGAGGCCGAAGGCACCAATGAAGCCATGCAGGAGTTCGTCAACCCGCTGGCCGACCTGGGCGACAAGGTGCAGAAGCTGACCATGGAAATCGGCATGAAGGCGATGGGCAATGCCGACGAAGTCGGCGCCGCCGCGGTGCCGTACCTGCGCGTGGTGGGCCACCTGGTGTTCGCGTACTTCTGGGCCCGCATGGCCAAGGTCGCGCTGGAGAAGCAGGGCAGCGGCGACAAGTTCTACACCGCCAAGCTGGCCACCGCGCGCTTCTACTTTGCCAAGCTGCTGCCGGAAACCGCCGGCGAGATCCGCAAGGCGCGCGCGGGTTCGGCGTCGCTGATGGCGCTGGACGCGGATTTGTTCTGA
- a CDS encoding 3-hydroxyacyl-CoA dehydrogenase/enoyl-CoA hydratase family protein, whose protein sequence is MSNFIVKKVAVLGAGVMGAQIAAHLINARVPVVLFDLPAKEGPKNGIALRAIDNLKKLSPAPLGLKEEAGLIQAANYEDDIALLKECDLVIEAIAERMDWKHDLYKKVAPHLASHAIFATNTSGLSITALSDGFDADLKSRFCGVHFFNPPRYMHLVELIPTATTQPQILDQLEAFLTTTLGKGVVRAKDTPNFIANRVGIFSILAVFAEAQKFGIPFDVVDDLTGSKLGRAKSATFRTADVVGLDTMAHVIKTMQDNLHDDPFAPVYQTPAVLKGLVDAGALGQKTGAGFYKKEGKAIKVLDASTGQYVDAGKKADEIVVRMLKKEPAERIRLLRESTNPQAQFLWAVFRDVFHYIAVYLEQIAGSAADIDLAIRWGFGWNSGPFEDWQAAGWKQVAEWVKQDVEGGKALSGAPLPAWVFTGPVADNQGVHAAAGSWSPATQSFVARSTLPVYQRQAFRAALQGTAAADPRKAGRTVEENDAVRIWVGEGQDDVLVVSFKSKMNTIGPDVIDGLTRAIDLAEAGYKGLVVWQPTSLQLGAPGGPFSAGANLEAAMPAFMMGGAKGIEPFVKKFQDGMMRVKYAAVPVVSAASGIALGGGCELMLHSAARVAALETYIGLVEVGVGLVPAGGGLKEAALAAARAAQAAGSTNYLQFLTSRFQSAAMAKVSGSALEARQMGYLQPSDQIVFNVHELLYVAQNAVRALADAGYRAPLPTLIPVAGRSGVATIKASLVNMRDGGFISAHDFLIATRIAEVVCGGDVDAGALVSEEWLLALERKAFVDLLGTGKTQERIMGMLQTGKPVRN, encoded by the coding sequence ATGTCCAATTTCATCGTCAAGAAAGTCGCCGTGCTGGGTGCCGGCGTCATGGGCGCGCAGATTGCCGCCCACCTGATCAACGCGCGCGTGCCGGTGGTGCTGTTCGACCTTCCCGCAAAAGAAGGTCCGAAGAACGGCATCGCGCTGCGCGCCATCGACAACCTGAAGAAGCTGTCGCCCGCGCCGCTGGGCCTGAAGGAAGAGGCCGGCCTGATCCAGGCGGCCAACTACGAAGACGATATCGCCCTGCTCAAGGAATGCGACCTGGTGATCGAGGCGATCGCCGAGCGCATGGACTGGAAGCACGACCTGTACAAGAAGGTCGCGCCGCACCTGGCCTCGCACGCGATCTTCGCCACCAACACCTCGGGCCTGTCGATCACCGCGCTGTCCGACGGGTTTGATGCGGATCTGAAGTCGCGCTTCTGCGGCGTCCACTTCTTCAACCCGCCGCGCTACATGCACCTGGTCGAACTGATCCCGACCGCGACCACGCAGCCGCAGATCCTCGACCAGCTGGAAGCCTTCCTGACCACCACGCTCGGCAAGGGCGTGGTGCGCGCCAAGGACACGCCCAACTTCATCGCCAACCGCGTCGGCATCTTCTCGATCCTGGCGGTGTTCGCCGAGGCGCAGAAGTTCGGTATCCCGTTCGACGTGGTCGACGACCTGACCGGCTCCAAGCTGGGCCGCGCCAAGTCCGCCACCTTCCGCACCGCGGACGTGGTCGGCCTCGACACCATGGCGCACGTGATCAAGACCATGCAGGACAACCTGCACGACGACCCGTTCGCGCCGGTGTACCAGACCCCGGCCGTGCTCAAGGGCCTGGTCGATGCGGGCGCGCTCGGGCAGAAGACCGGCGCCGGCTTCTACAAGAAGGAAGGCAAGGCGATCAAGGTGCTCGACGCCAGCACCGGCCAGTATGTCGATGCCGGCAAGAAGGCCGACGAGATCGTGGTGCGCATGCTGAAGAAGGAACCGGCCGAGCGCATCCGGCTGCTGCGCGAGTCGACCAACCCGCAGGCGCAGTTCCTGTGGGCGGTGTTCCGCGACGTGTTCCATTACATCGCCGTGTACCTGGAGCAGATCGCCGGCTCGGCTGCCGATATCGACTTGGCGATCCGCTGGGGCTTCGGCTGGAACTCGGGCCCGTTCGAGGACTGGCAGGCGGCCGGCTGGAAGCAGGTGGCCGAGTGGGTCAAGCAAGACGTCGAGGGCGGCAAGGCGCTGTCGGGCGCGCCGCTGCCGGCGTGGGTGTTCACCGGCCCGGTTGCCGACAACCAGGGTGTGCACGCAGCGGCCGGTTCGTGGTCGCCCGCAACGCAGTCGTTCGTCGCGCGCAGCACGCTGCCGGTGTACCAGCGCCAGGCCTTCCGCGCCGCGCTGCAGGGCACCGCCGCGGCCGATCCGCGCAAGGCCGGCCGCACCGTCGAAGAGAACGACGCGGTGCGCATCTGGGTGGGCGAGGGCCAGGACGACGTGCTGGTGGTCTCGTTCAAGAGCAAGATGAACACCATCGGGCCCGACGTGATCGACGGCCTGACCCGCGCCATCGACCTTGCCGAGGCCGGCTACAAGGGCCTGGTGGTGTGGCAGCCGACCTCGCTGCAGCTGGGCGCGCCGGGCGGCCCGTTCTCGGCCGGCGCCAACCTGGAAGCGGCGATGCCCGCCTTCATGATGGGCGGCGCCAAGGGCATCGAGCCGTTCGTGAAGAAATTCCAGGACGGCATGATGCGCGTGAAGTACGCCGCGGTGCCGGTGGTGTCGGCGGCGTCGGGCATTGCGCTCGGTGGCGGCTGCGAACTGATGCTGCACTCGGCCGCACGCGTGGCGGCGCTGGAAACCTATATCGGCCTGGTCGAAGTGGGCGTGGGCCTGGTGCCGGCCGGCGGCGGTTTGAAGGAAGCGGCGCTCGCGGCCGCGCGCGCGGCGCAGGCCGCGGGCAGCACCAACTACCTGCAGTTCCTGACCAGCCGCTTCCAGAGCGCGGCCATGGCCAAGGTCTCGGGCTCGGCGCTGGAAGCGCGCCAGATGGGCTACCTGCAGCCGTCCGACCAGATCGTCTTCAACGTGCATGAACTGCTGTACGTGGCGCAGAACGCCGTGCGCGCGCTCGCCGACGCCGGCTACCGCGCGCCGCTGCCGACGCTGATCCCGGTGGCCGGCCGTTCGGGCGTGGCCACCATCAAGGCGTCGCTGGTCAATATGCGCGACGGCGGCTTTATCTCGGCGCACGATTTCCTGATCGCCACCCGCATCGCCGAAGTGGTGTGCGGCGGCGACGTCGACGCCGGCGCGCTGGTCAGCGAGGAATGGCTGCTGGCGCTGGAGCGCAAGGCCTTCGTCGACCTGCTGGGTACCGGCAAGACGCAGGAGCGCATCATGGGCATGCTGCAGACCGGCAAGCCGGTGCGCAACTAA
- a CDS encoding acetyl-CoA C-acyltransferase has translation MMKQLQDAYIVAATRSPIGKAPKGAFKHTRPDDLLATILKAAVAQVPDLDPKLIEDAIVGCAIPEAQQGLNVARIGALLSGLPNTVGGITVNRFCASGLSAVAMAADRIRVGESDVMIAAGVESMSMVPMMGNTPSMSPEIFTCDENIGIAYGMGLTAEKVAQQWQVSREDQDAFSLASHQKAIAAQQAGEFRDEITPVETIERFPDLASGQVSVKTRTIALDEGPRPDTSLEGLGKLRPVFANKGSVTAGNSSQTSDGAGALILVSEKILKQFNLVPLARFVSFAVRGVPPEIMGIGPKEAIPAALKAAGLSQDQLDWIELNEAFAAQSLAVMRDLQLDPARVNRMGGAIALGHPLGATGAIRSATVVHALRRHNLKYGMVTMCVGTGMGAAGIFERV, from the coding sequence ATCATGAAACAACTGCAAGACGCATACATCGTTGCGGCCACCCGCTCGCCGATCGGCAAGGCCCCCAAGGGCGCGTTCAAACACACGCGCCCCGACGACCTGCTGGCCACCATCCTGAAGGCCGCGGTGGCACAGGTGCCCGACCTGGATCCGAAGCTGATCGAAGACGCCATCGTCGGCTGCGCCATCCCCGAGGCCCAGCAGGGCCTGAACGTGGCCCGCATCGGCGCGCTGCTGTCGGGGCTGCCCAACACCGTCGGCGGCATCACCGTCAACCGCTTCTGCGCCTCGGGCCTGAGCGCGGTGGCGATGGCCGCCGACCGCATCCGCGTGGGCGAGTCCGACGTGATGATCGCCGCCGGCGTGGAATCGATGAGCATGGTGCCGATGATGGGCAACACGCCGTCGATGTCGCCGGAGATCTTCACCTGCGACGAGAACATCGGCATTGCCTACGGCATGGGCCTGACCGCCGAGAAGGTCGCGCAGCAGTGGCAGGTCAGCCGCGAGGACCAGGACGCGTTTTCGCTGGCGTCGCACCAGAAGGCCATCGCCGCGCAGCAGGCGGGCGAGTTCCGCGACGAGATCACCCCGGTCGAGACCATCGAGCGCTTCCCGGACCTGGCCAGCGGCCAGGTCAGCGTGAAGACCCGCACCATCGCGCTGGACGAAGGCCCGCGCCCGGATACCTCGCTCGAGGGCCTGGGCAAGCTGCGCCCGGTGTTTGCCAACAAGGGCAGCGTCACCGCCGGCAACAGCTCGCAGACCTCCGACGGCGCCGGTGCGCTGATCCTGGTCTCGGAGAAGATCCTGAAGCAGTTCAACCTGGTGCCGCTGGCGCGCTTCGTGTCGTTCGCGGTGCGCGGCGTGCCGCCCGAGATCATGGGCATCGGCCCCAAGGAGGCGATCCCGGCGGCGCTGAAGGCGGCGGGCCTGAGCCAGGACCAGCTGGACTGGATCGAGCTGAACGAAGCCTTCGCCGCGCAATCGCTGGCGGTGATGCGCGACCTGCAGCTGGATCCCGCGCGGGTCAACCGCATGGGCGGCGCGATCGCGCTGGGCCACCCGCTCGGGGCCACCGGTGCGATCCGCTCGGCCACGGTGGTGCACGCGCTGCGCCGCCATAACCTGAAGTACGGCATGGTCACCATGTGCGTCGGCACGGGCATGGGCGCCGCCGGCATCTTCGAGCGCGTATAA
- a CDS encoding DegV family protein, translating into MQETAILADAACDLPRDVMAALKVHTIPFRIRAGEHFVADTRDEDALPRLYQQYLVGRQDHYAESVPMVERELEEHLLRNVVAQCDRAILFTIASTRSKLYAHASGAVIGTVTRSVRLRKQAGRSGLFDLTVVDTGAIGPGQALIVREAARMALDGASPQAVREAVETRLRDAAHMFLVPDELLYLYTRARQKGEGSITWSRYVMGSAFNLRPVVHMHRGQTEAVARARGSEEGRRRVLQHAEQCVRAGELLVPALSACYAGPLDEVRAMPAYQSLARTARSHGVELMLAPMSLTVALNVGARAFGLSYLAESPPPFE; encoded by the coding sequence ATGCAGGAGACAGCCATCCTGGCGGATGCCGCGTGCGACTTGCCACGCGACGTCATGGCCGCGCTGAAGGTCCACACCATTCCGTTCCGCATCCGCGCCGGCGAGCACTTCGTCGCCGACACGCGCGATGAAGACGCGCTGCCGCGGCTGTACCAGCAATACCTTGTCGGCCGCCAGGACCACTATGCCGAATCGGTGCCGATGGTCGAGCGCGAGCTGGAGGAGCACCTGCTGCGCAACGTGGTCGCGCAGTGCGATCGCGCCATCCTGTTCACCATCGCCAGCACGCGCAGCAAGCTGTATGCGCATGCAAGCGGCGCGGTGATCGGCACTGTCACGCGCAGCGTGCGACTGCGCAAGCAGGCGGGCCGTTCGGGGCTGTTCGACCTGACCGTGGTCGACACCGGCGCCATCGGCCCGGGCCAGGCGCTGATCGTGCGCGAAGCCGCGCGCATGGCGCTGGACGGTGCCAGCCCGCAAGCCGTACGCGAGGCCGTGGAAACGCGCCTGCGCGATGCCGCCCACATGTTCCTGGTGCCCGACGAACTGCTCTACCTGTACACCCGCGCACGGCAGAAGGGCGAGGGCAGCATCACCTGGAGCCGCTACGTAATGGGCAGCGCTTTCAACCTCCGCCCCGTGGTGCATATGCACCGTGGCCAGACCGAAGCCGTCGCCAGGGCGCGCGGCTCCGAAGAAGGCAGGCGCCGCGTGCTGCAGCATGCCGAGCAATGCGTGCGCGCCGGCGAGCTGCTGGTGCCGGCGCTCTCGGCGTGCTACGCGGGCCCGCTGGACGAGGTGCGCGCGATGCCGGCCTACCAGTCGCTGGCGCGTACCGCGCGCAGCCACGGCGTCGAGCTGATGCTGGCGCCGATGAGCCTGACGGTGGCGCTGAATGTCGGCGCGCGCGCGTTCGGGCTCAGCTATCTTGCCGAATCGCCGCCGCCTTTCGAATAA
- a CDS encoding enoyl-CoA hydratase: protein MSIRTSIEQGILTLEFDRIDKKNAITAAMYQSLADALRAADTDPAVRAILLRGKPEVFTAGNDLEDFMQRPPSAGEGAEAAPVFQFLYQISHASKPVVAAVSGAAVGVGTTLLLHCDLVYASDTAKLSLPFVQLGLCPEAASSLLLPRVVGYQRAAEKLLLGEAFSAQEALEIGLVTRVLPVAELHDFALAQARKLAALPASSLRETKRLMKAGAMAEVEKQMADEGAVFRRMLVAPEAKEAFSAFFEKRKPDFMKFA from the coding sequence ATGAGCATCCGTACCAGCATCGAGCAGGGCATCCTGACGCTCGAATTCGACCGCATCGACAAGAAGAACGCCATCACCGCGGCGATGTACCAGTCGCTGGCCGACGCGCTGCGCGCGGCCGACACCGATCCCGCCGTACGCGCCATCCTGCTGCGCGGCAAGCCCGAAGTCTTCACCGCCGGCAACGACCTCGAGGATTTCATGCAGCGCCCGCCCAGCGCGGGCGAGGGCGCCGAAGCGGCGCCGGTGTTCCAGTTCCTGTACCAGATCAGCCATGCCAGCAAGCCGGTGGTGGCAGCGGTCAGCGGCGCGGCGGTGGGCGTGGGCACCACCCTGCTGCTGCACTGCGACCTGGTCTATGCGTCCGACACCGCCAAGCTGTCGCTGCCGTTCGTGCAGCTGGGGCTGTGCCCGGAGGCCGCGAGCAGCCTGCTGCTGCCGCGCGTGGTCGGCTACCAGCGCGCCGCCGAGAAGCTGCTGCTGGGCGAAGCCTTCAGCGCGCAGGAGGCACTGGAGATCGGGCTGGTGACGCGGGTGCTGCCGGTGGCCGAGCTGCATGACTTCGCCCTGGCGCAGGCACGCAAGCTGGCGGCCTTGCCGGCATCGTCGCTGCGCGAGACCAAGCGCCTGATGAAGGCGGGCGCGATGGCGGAAGTGGAGAAGCAGATGGCCGACGAGGGCGCGGTGTTCCGGCGCATGCTGGTGGCGCCGGAGGCGAAGGAGGCGTTCAGCGCGTTCTTCGAGAAGCGGAAGCCGGATTTTATGAAGTTTGCGTGA
- a CDS encoding acyl-CoA thioesterase → MNAPHTVPALPAGKNPALRVVPMPADANVHGDVFGGWIMSQVDIAGSIPAVERAQGRVATVAVNSFLFKHPVFVGDLVSFYADIVKTGRTSITVEVEVYAQRMRHSNEIVKVTEATLTYVATDESRQPRVLPTA, encoded by the coding sequence ATGAACGCTCCCCACACCGTCCCCGCCCTGCCCGCCGGCAAGAATCCCGCGCTGCGCGTGGTACCGATGCCCGCGGACGCCAACGTCCATGGCGACGTGTTCGGCGGCTGGATCATGTCGCAGGTGGATATCGCCGGCTCGATCCCGGCGGTCGAGCGCGCGCAGGGGCGCGTGGCCACCGTCGCGGTCAATTCCTTCCTGTTCAAGCACCCGGTGTTCGTCGGCGACCTGGTGAGTTTCTACGCCGATATCGTCAAGACCGGACGGACCTCGATCACGGTCGAGGTCGAGGTCTATGCGCAGCGCATGCGCCACAGCAACGAGATCGTCAAGGTGACCGAGGCCACGCTGACTTATGTGGCGACCGACGAGTCGCGGCAGCCGCGGGTGTTGCCGACGGCTTGA